One stretch of Penaeus chinensis breed Huanghai No. 1 chromosome 27, ASM1920278v2, whole genome shotgun sequence DNA includes these proteins:
- the LOC125039448 gene encoding longitudinals lacking protein-like encodes MAADDQQFCLRWNEFQSNMVSSFKHLREEKSFTDVTLACDGQTCKAHKMVLSACSPYFKALLEENPSKHPIIILKDVPFSHLQAILEYMYAGEVNVSQADLPAFLKTAERLKVKGLAEVNQNERQDR; translated from the exons ATGGCAGCAGATGACCAACAATTTTGTTTGCGATGGAACGAGTTCCAAAGCAATATGGTGTCTTCCTTTAAGCACCTACGGGAAGAAAAGAGTTTTACTGATGTAACGTTGGCATGTGATGGACAAACTTGCAAAGCACACAAGATGGTGTTATCTGCTTGTTCGCCATATTTCAAAGCTCTGCTTGAG GAAAACCCGTCCAAACATCCAATAATCATCTTGAAGGATGTTCCATTCAGTCACCTGCAGGCCATCTTGGAATATATGTATGCTGGTGAGGTGAATGTGTCTCAGGCTGATCTCCCAGCTTTCCTCAAGACAGCAGAGAGACTTAAAGTGAAAGGTCTCGCCGAAGTCAACCAGAACGAACGACAAGATCGCTGA